A genomic window from Maylandia zebra isolate NMK-2024a linkage group LG20, Mzebra_GT3a, whole genome shotgun sequence includes:
- the wu:fl23c11 gene encoding interleukin-17 receptor C: MGLTRRWVPHVVSLLLSLCFWLFVSAGALEIFDQDTPEFTCSKGLTDCHVDQAPFSDDFPDPYSKVDVTQLQLESVLCCSNKQNCSLCLQVTITLQADEMGIVTDVSEESGDDGEKDFVKVHFSVPGTLDCWKILYFKQSNTTVGKSTYKLLLREKVQFGSPVMVSVDSKSQNMTLPSLKNVCDEEPNGTIKECGPRLCVKDQGRNVKLQLVKADVRQGDAITWQMVWDKIPAEQREWPKEKDEVVIPSDFVAPCLCFQAWWKGSLRTQICPFKNNEGALENMQHSVSATLVESQLRDGGIGLIWNVSAPCILEAEVWLCKKGQVGGQCEEVMGSRQRLQAKWDERSNRYLQTGEFNVPSHPLLCVQMKINGTKSLLEPQCPFATSRLRWSVVLIIGLLLVCLAILGAYLIQGILQGYVWKWLKDEDVKGAVGGVHVVLLYPPDDNPCLPELLCHLGSSLQSLGFSVSLDLWSHAELSMLGPVPWLHSQLDQLQRQGGKVVLVLTQASWTKAEEWGAQRSERKRHVKEEEAGRDYPGSSRCADVFSASLSCVLADYLQGRAGERFMLVQFESLPPEPPGSFRPLPELFRGLHVYSLPSQSLGFLTELAGARQVATASARRKRAGGLRMASRALAQRLSAFTTGSNVLRLVGVHQSCVAVGGEDSGETVPLQPSLITPPSSPDTDLQGSEMEWA, encoded by the exons ATGGGTCTCACACGCCGGTGGGTGCCACACGTGGTCTCCCTGCTGTTATCGCTGTGTTTCTGGCTGTTCGTGTCGGCAGGCGCGCTGGAGATTTTTGACCAAGACACACCTGAGTTCACCTGCAGCAAG GGTTTGACTGACTGCCATGTGGATCAAG CTCCGTTTTCTGATGACTTCCCTGATCCATACAGTAAAGTTGACGTTACACAGTTGCAGCTCGAAAGTGTTCTCTGCTGTTCAAACAAACAGAACTGCAGTCTTTGCCTTCAAGTCACCATCACTCTACAAG CTGACGAAATGGGTATCGTGACGGATGTTTCTGAGGAGTCGGGTGATGACGGcgaaaaag ATTTTGTGAAAGTGCATTTTAGTGTCCCGGGAACGTTAGACTGTTGGAAGATACTCTATTTTAAACAAAGCAACACCACTGTTGGCAAGTCGACATATAAG CtgctgttgagagaaaaagtgCAGTTCGGCAGTCCTGTTATGGTCAGTGTAGACTCAAAGAGTCAAAATATGACACTTCCCTCTTTAAAAAATG tttgtgatgaGGAGCCTAACGGAACTATAAAGGAATGTG GTCCCAGACTCTGTGTGAAAGATCAGGGGAGGAATGTCAAACTGCAACTTGTAAAAGCTGATGTCAGACAAGGAgatgcaatcacatggcagatGGTTTGGGATAAAATTCCTGCAGAACAGCGTGAATGG CCCAAAGAGAAGGATGAGGTGGTCATACCATCAGACTTTGTTGCACCATGCCTGTGCTTCCAG GCATGGTGGAAGGGATCATTAAGAACACAAATCTGCCCTTTCAAAAACAATGAAG gtgcACTCGAAAATATGCAgcacagtgtgtctgcaactttGGTGGAGTCTCAGCTGAGGGATGGTGGCATAGGGCTGATCTGGAATGTAAGTGCGCCGTGTATACTGGAAGCAGAGGTGTGGCTGTGCAAGAAAGGCCAGGTGGGAGGCCAGTGTGAAGAGGTGATGGGTTCCAGACAGAGACTACAAGCTAAATGGGATGAACGAAGCAACAGATACTTg CAAACCGGAGAGTTCAATGTGCCATCTCACCCTCTGCTATGTGTTCAG atgaaGATTAACGGGACAAAATCACTCTTAGAGCCCCAGTGTCCGTTTGCCA cATCTCGATTGCGATGGAGCGTGGTGCTCATCATTGGATTACTACTCGTGTGTTTAGCAATACTGGGAGCGTATTTAATACAAGGGATTCTACAAG GCTATGTTTGGAAGTGGCTGAAAGACGAAGACGTTAAAG GGGCTGTGGGCGGTGTTCATGTTGTGTTGCTGTACCCACCTGATGATAACCCTTGCCTGCCAGAGCTGTTGTGTCATTTGGGCTCATCTCTCCAATCACTGGGCTTTAGTGTGTCTCTAGACCTGTGGAGCCATGCTGAGCTCAGCATGCTGGGACCTGTGCCGTGGCTCCACTCACAACTTGATCAGCTACAAAGGCAAGGGGGCAAAGTGGTGCTAGTCCTAACCCAGGCCTCCTGGACAAAGGCTGAAGAATGGGGAGCTCAGCGCTCAGAGAGGAAAAGACatgtgaaagaagaagaggcaggaAGAGATTACCCTGGGTCTTCTCgctgtgcagatgttttcagtGCTTCACTGAGCTGTGTTCTAGCAGACTACTTACAGGGCCGCGCTGGCGAACGGTTTATGCTGGTGCAATTTGAATCCCTCCCACCTGAGCCCCCAGGTAGTTTCCGACCGCTGCCAGAACTTTTCCGAGGCCTGCATGTCTACAGCCTTCCATCCCAGAGCCTGGGTTTCCTGACTGAACTGGCTGGAGCTCGTCAAGTAGCTACTGCATCAGCCAGACGGAAAAGAGCAGGGGGGCTCAGGATGGCATCACGGGCTCTAGCCCAGAGACTGTCAGCATTCACAACAGGGTCAAATGTATTACGCCTTGTGGGAGTGCATCAGAGTTGTGTTGCCGTAGGAGGGGAAGACTCTGGGGAAACTGTGCCATTGCAGCCCAGTCTTATCACACCCCCATCCAGCCCTGACACGGACCTGCAGGGCAGTGAAATGGAGTGGGCCTGA
- the LOC101486281 gene encoding uncharacterized protein LOC101486281, with translation MTRRTGPLLREYFNFNMFYIRKIHFPAAFTILCFLVSPVMLKDTTTCRIGNPKDHVDERCPVEMISSTITGKAYSECVSVYVWLKAEDFNKSPKLKILSPIKKTLKPTLKILPLKIQRENKTHKGEKFSCCNCNIPQLPERNTSRPMWVLEYDCVKANTGNIVSVLYSTKSLSCNVTYRVEESPDFDLSVDSSSKSITVAMKRKSINVTTKNESFTVTMNTEEVYVRHCYKNKWTCEGETKRHPLKIDTSQSAVLNISYLLPCVCIEAYYTHTDATRRKKCPIEETGVMDARDAFSSSKITFFTDGFTLYTLCPSPLNISASLCWMQHKHLCTPVLNSTLEKKDSLKYDTTAVDKHPQMCVQLSVQGIRNISCPFTADTPSWEVSIGPGRQMIMVHVNSFSPATFSSQLCVLTERECTAVGKAHSVTMEGNRSEKIINLPLHFYSKNPCVQVWQSDPVRHGRRIFCPDYTHNRRGLYAVAVLIFVFVVASFGISIHRATKRGAAGWLYIQKPLLLVCSSGQSDHISAVCALGSILQEELGATVRTPLWAQNSQSQDESGPGVADLGPLPWLYGQWDAVCKEQGKVLVIWSPEAKKTYQKWTIERANTDQSERKEVDCRNAHTKHEKTKAELEEDVKQNGRKLGKFKKEKAVGKKDGAKLCDDKDSYRQKEASALIEPMFTAVLARLKRVLQEHKNQEVVLIYFQGLGHSKDIPKAFREVRQYCLPQDFRGLIGELGEMTRSVEFRWHCWPRVLSKVLAIWLAQKLSQRLQTLVPQTQRNKVQSRKYP, from the exons ATGACACGACGCACTGGCCCTTTATTGCGCGAATATTTCAACTTCAATATGTTTTATATTCGTAAAATACATTTTCCCGCCGCCTTTACAATTCTTTGCTTCTTAGTGTCTCCGGTGATGCTAAAAGATACCACAACGTGTCGG ATTGGAAACCCAAAAG ATCATGTTGATGAAAGATGCCCTGTGGAAATGATAAGTTCTACTATCACTGGGAAGGCTTACTCtgaatgtgtttctgtttatgtCTGGTTGAAAGCTGAGG ATTTTAACAAGAGCCCAAAGCTTAAAATTCTCAGTCCAATTAAGAAGACACTTAAGCCTACCCTGAAAATACTGCCACTGAAAATACAG cgtgagaataaaacacataaaggtGAAAAGTTCAGCTGTTGCAACTGTAACATACCGCAATTACCAGAGAGAAATACCAGTCGTCCCATG TGGGTgcttgaatatgactgtgtcaAGGCGAACACTGGAAACATTGTTTCTGTGCTCTACAGCACAAAGTCACTAAGCTGCAATGTCACTTACAGAGTAGAAG AAAGCCCAGACTTTGATCTGTCTGTGGATTCGTCATCTAAATCTATCACTGTTGCTATGAAGAGAAAATCCATCAACGTCACCACGAAGAATGAATCTTTTACTGTTACCATGAACACTGAGGAGGTCTATGTCAGACactgttacaaaaataaatggaCATGCGAGGGCGAGACCAAGCGGCATCCCCTGAAA ATTGATACGTCCCAGTCAGCTGTTCTCAACATCTCTTACCTGCTGCCCTGTGTGTGCATAGAG GCATATTACACCCACACCGACGCAACGCGGCGTAAAAAGTGCCCCATTGAAGAGACGGGAGTCATGG ATGCCAGAGATGCGTTTTCCTCCTCTAAAATCACTTTCTTCACGGACGGTTTTACGCTGTACACACTGTGCCCCAGCCCGCTGAACAtctctgcctccctctgctggatgcagcacaaacacctctGCACGCCTGTGCTTAACTCCACCCTGGAGAAGAAAGACAGTCTT AAATATGACACTACTGCAGTGGACAAACACCCTCagatgtgtgtgcag CTTTCTGTACAAGGAATACGCAACATCTCTTGCCCTTTTACAGCAG ATACGCCTTCTTGGGAGGTCTCTATTGGACCTGGAAGGCAGATGATAATGGTACATGTCAACTCTTTTTCTCCAGCAACGTTTTCAAGCCAACTCTGTGTCCTTACTGAGAGGGAATGCACAGCTGTAGGGAAAGCACATTCAGTTACAATG gaaggaaacagaagtgaaaaaataataaatttgcCTCTTCACTTTTATTCTAAAAATCCTTGCGTCCAG GTGTGGCAGTCGGATCCTGTTCGTCATGGAAGAAGAATTTTCTGCCCGGACT ACACCCACAATAGACGCGGCTTGTATGCAGTGGCAGTTCTGATATTTGTGTTTGTAGTTGCGTCGTTTGGAATTTCTATCCACCGTGCTACAAAGAGGGGAGCTGCAG GTTGGCTGTATATCCAGAAGCCACTGCTGCTGGTGTGTTCATCAGGTCAGTCGGACCATATCTCTGCTGTGTGTGCATTAGGCTCAATTCTTCAGGAGGAGCTAGGTGCCACAGTACGCACACCTCTGTGGGCCCAAAACTCTCAAAGCCAGGATGAGTCGGGGCCTGGTGTGGCAGATCTGGGCCCACTTCCCTGGCTGTATGGCCAGTGGGATGCTGTCTGCAAGGAGCAAGGAAAAGTGCTTGTAATTTGGAGTCCTGAAGCCAAGAAAACCTATCAGAAGTGGACAATAGAGAGGGCAAACACAGATCAGAGTGAAAGAAAAGAGGTAGACTGCAGAAATGCACACACGAAACATGAGAAAACCAAGGCAGAGCTGGAAGAGGATGTGAAGCAGAATGGAAGAAAATtaggaaaatttaaaaaagaaaaagctgttgGAAAAAAAGATGGTGCTAAATTATGTGACGATAAAGACTCGTACCGACAAAAGGAGGCCTCTGCATTGATAGAGCCAATGTTCACAGCTGTGCTGGCTCGCTTAAAAAGGGTGCTGCAGGAGCACAAAAATCAAGAAGTTGTTCTTATCTATTTCCAGGGCCTTGGCCACAGCAAGGATATCCCAAAAGCCTTCAGGGAGGTCCGTCAGTACTGCTTACCCCAGGATTTCAGGGGTTTAATAGGGGAGCTGGGAGAGATGACAAGAAGTGTTGAATTTAGGTGGCACTGCTGGCCCAGAGTCCTTTCTAAAGTGCTGGCAATATGGCTGGCACAGAAACTATCTCAGAGGCTGCAGACGCTCGTGCCTCAGACACAACGAAATAAAGTGCAATCAAGAAAATATCCTTGA